From the genome of Colletotrichum higginsianum IMI 349063 chromosome 4, whole genome shotgun sequence, one region includes:
- a CDS encoding 40S ribosomal protein S21, translating into MENDKGEIVDLYVPRKCSATNRIIKAKDHASVQISVAKVDENGRAVPGENHVYALSGFVRAMGESDDAFNRLAQRDGLVKSVWSAQR; encoded by the exons ATGGAGAACGACAAGGGCGAGATCGTCGATCT CTACGTTCCGCGCAAGTGCAGCGCCACCAACCGCatcatcaaggccaaggaccACGCCTCGGTTCAGATCTCCGTCGCCAAGGTTGACGAGAACGGCCGCGCCGTCCCCGGCGAGAACCACGTCTACGCCCTCTCCGGCTTTGTTCGCGCGATGGGCGAGTCCGACGATGCCTTCAACCGCCTGGCCCAGCGTGACGGTCTCGTCAAGTCCGTCTGGTCCGCCCAGCGATAA